In Saccharomyces eubayanus strain FM1318 chromosome XV, whole genome shotgun sequence, a single window of DNA contains:
- the PEX15 gene encoding Pex15p, whose protein sequence is MAASEIMSNAPMYSLDSSLRDLLNDDLFNNHGKSTKSENDERNEVFQECLNLFIKGEIKDCLERMYEAGFIHLGIFKSNPMILDLFVSACDLVSNFNELGLTLKGEVLNTFTLDHPRCIEIQEIILKDLNKLLIINKLFRCCIKAIQSGGTEYMERERTILDVESEIRNFILAYTTKMRTTVDVFGLQELIEIFIFQVQVKLEHKKLSPNLYWALCKTLPNLSATLKGLHLLKNESIEDAILNSIDTKIQKNLTKSKTKSKGMKQKIHHFQEPLLHDDAKVRLKADNAYRKRNSIDIGKVDHNETIPRKPQHDITILVGSFWTALKNHFTKRMLNKNGLLLGGLLFLLCVKRYKSLMAIFRHVPMAFRSVFPHIVQLLKLLASI, encoded by the coding sequence ATGGCTGCAAGTGAGATAATGAGCAATGCGCCCATGTATTCCCTCGATTCTTCTTTAAGGGACCTACTTAACGATGACTTATTCAATAATCATGGCAAATCGACAAAGTcagaaaatgatgaaagaaatgaagTATTCCAGGAGTGTTTgaatttatttataaaagGAGAAATTAAGGACTGTCTGGAAAGGATGTATGAGGCTGGGTTTATTCACCTTGGTATTTTTAAGTCTAATCCTATGATATTGGATTTGTTTGTTAGTGCCTGTGACCTCGTATCAAATTTCAATGAACTAGGCTTAACTTTAAAGGGAGAGGTTTTGAATACATTTACTTTGGATCATCCGCGATGTATTGAAATACAGGAAATCATTCTCAAAGACCTCAATAAACTTTTGATCATCAATAAATTATTTCGGTGCTGTATCAAGGCTATTCAGTCCGGTGGGACAGAATATATGGAACGTGAAAGAACCATTTTGGACGTTGAGTCTGAAATTAGAAACTTTATTCTCGCGTATACAACTAAGATGAGGACTACTGTGGATGTTTTCGGATTGCAGGAGTTGATtgaaatattcatttttcaagtgcAGGTAAAGCTAGAGCATAAGAAACTCTCCCCGAATTTGTACTGGGCCCTTTGTAAGACATTACCAAACCTATCTGCAACCTTAAAGGGTCTTCATTTATTAAAGAACGAGTCCATAGAGGACGCTATTCTCAACTCGATTGATAccaaaatacaaaaaaatttgacaaaatctaaaacaaaatcaaaaggcATGAAGCAGAAAATACACCATTTCCAAGAGCCCTTGCTACACGATGATGCCAAGGTTCGCTTAAAGGCTGACAATGCATACAGAAAGCGCAACTCTATTGATATTGGTAAAGTTGATCACAATGAAACAATTCCTCGTAAGCCCCAACATGACATCACCATTCTAGTTGGCTCCTTTTGGACCGCTTTAAAAAATCactttacaaaaagaatGCTGAATAAAAACGGGCTTTTGCTTGGAGGcttgttgtttttgctATGCGTCAAAAGATATAAATCGTTAATGGCAATCTTTAGACACGTTCCGATGGCTTTCCGCTCTGTATTCCCTCATATTGTTCAGCTGCTAAAGCTTCTAGCGAGTATATGA